One window of the Anaeromyxobacter dehalogenans 2CP-C genome contains the following:
- a CDS encoding alpha/beta fold hydrolase, with the protein MTAPARPPSSGYADVDGLRLYYEIRGAGGTPLVVLHGGLHNTALDAPVAERLAAHRQVISVDLQAHGRTADVDRPLRFERLADDVAALLAHLRIPRADVLGYSFGGGVALRTAVQHPERVRRLVLVSVPFADTGWYPEVKVGFQHLGRALAGPMRPSPAYQTYAAIAPQPERFPDLLDKMGELGTRPYDWSAELARLAAPTLLVFGDADAVRPEHVVQFFQLLGGGHRDGGLDRSGVSKARLAILPGLTHYEVFESPAMTAAVEPFLAAEGG; encoded by the coding sequence ATGACCGCCCCCGCACGCCCGCCCTCCTCCGGATACGCCGACGTGGACGGCCTTCGCCTCTACTACGAGATCCGCGGCGCCGGCGGCACGCCGCTGGTGGTGCTGCACGGCGGCCTGCACAACACGGCGCTCGACGCGCCGGTCGCCGAGCGCCTCGCCGCGCACCGGCAGGTGATCTCGGTGGACCTGCAGGCCCACGGCCGCACCGCCGACGTGGATCGCCCGCTGCGGTTCGAGCGGCTCGCCGACGACGTCGCCGCGCTGCTCGCCCACCTCCGGATCCCGCGCGCCGACGTCCTCGGCTATTCGTTCGGCGGCGGCGTCGCGCTCCGGACCGCGGTCCAGCACCCGGAGCGCGTTCGCCGGCTGGTGCTGGTCTCGGTGCCGTTCGCGGACACCGGGTGGTACCCCGAGGTGAAGGTGGGGTTCCAGCACCTCGGGCGCGCGCTCGCCGGGCCGATGCGACCGTCGCCCGCCTACCAGACGTACGCCGCCATCGCCCCGCAGCCCGAGCGCTTCCCGGACCTGCTCGACAAGATGGGCGAGCTCGGGACCCGGCCCTACGACTGGTCGGCGGAGCTCGCGCGCCTCGCCGCACCCACCCTGCTCGTCTTCGGCGACGCCGACGCCGTCCGGCCCGAGCACGTCGTCCAGTTCTTCCAGCTGCTCGGCGGCGGCCACCGCGACGGCGGCCTCGACCGGAGCGGCGTGTCGAAGGCGCGGCTCGCGATCCTGCCCGGCCTCACCCACTACGAGGTGTTCGAGTCGCCGGCCATGACCGCGGCCGTCGAGCCGTTCCTCGCCGCGGAAGGCGGGTGA
- a CDS encoding cold-shock protein: MATGTVKWFNDAKGFGFITQDGGGEDVFCHHTAIQAEGFRSVAEGQKVEFDVAKGPKGLQAANVRPL, encoded by the coding sequence ATGGCTACCGGTACCGTGAAGTGGTTCAACGATGCGAAGGGCTTCGGCTTCATCACCCAGGACGGCGGCGGCGAGGACGTGTTCTGCCACCACACCGCCATCCAGGCCGAGGGCTTCCGGAGCGTCGCCGAGGGCCAGAAGGTCGAGTTCGACGTCGCCAAGGGCCCGAAGGGCCTGCAGGCGGCCAACGTCCGCCCGCTCTGA
- a CDS encoding nitric-oxide reductase large subunit, which translates to MRRGLLVSRAWPQAALLVMVVGFGILGVLAYRTYTASPPIPEKTVDPRGRVVFDREDILAGQELFLTRGLMDYGSVLGHGGYLGPDFTAEYLRRSARFVAARNGESEREGGPRTWAEFRENRYDPATGVLRFTEGQAAAFEHARESLRAFFSQPSARTGLSPGLVSSPEDLRQLTAFFAWTAWAASAQRPGADYSYTNNWPPEPLVLNRPTGSMVVWSVLSLVALLGGTGLLFAAFGRWRFLGWQGRETQTLTFRRPQDVPLTPGQRATGWYFLVMALLFLAQTLAGGASQHYRAELEGFFGIDLAALLPFNVVRTWHLQLAIFWVATSYLAAGIFVAPMIAGREPRGQRTLAFALLGALAVVVVGSLLGELAGIHGWIRGYWLGNQGFEYLELGRFWQVLLVAGLFAWAAMLYRTLRPRLVREHLGNMPWLFFFAALAIPAFYAVGLLAHPRAHFTVTDYWRFWVVHLWVEDFLELFTTAIVAYLFVLLGVVAEKAAVRLVYLEIILYSVGGVVGTMHHVYFSGEPAEHMALGAFFSAAEVIPLTFLTVEAWSFLSLAKAQQREGAAPFPHRWAVMFLAAVGFWNFVGAGIFGFLINLPIVSYYQIGTALTANHGHAAMMGVYGMLAVALALFAVRYLVAPERWSERLAGVSFWSLNLGLGWMVFATLFPIGVLQLYRSVTVGYFEARQLEYVTARPLTFFEWWRLPGDALFIVGGVLPLVVLCWRGIRAAPRPTTAPAGESPLFSDVDGPGAAAEGASGGHAAPRRL; encoded by the coding sequence ATGCGCCGAGGACTGCTCGTCTCCAGGGCGTGGCCGCAGGCCGCGCTCCTCGTCATGGTCGTCGGGTTCGGGATCCTCGGCGTCCTCGCCTACCGGACCTACACGGCCTCGCCCCCCATCCCGGAGAAGACCGTCGATCCGCGCGGCCGGGTGGTGTTCGACCGCGAGGACATCCTCGCGGGCCAGGAGCTGTTCCTCACCCGCGGCCTGATGGACTACGGCTCGGTGCTCGGGCACGGCGGCTACCTCGGCCCGGACTTCACCGCCGAGTACCTGCGGCGGTCGGCCCGCTTCGTCGCCGCGCGGAACGGCGAGTCGGAGCGGGAGGGGGGCCCGCGGACGTGGGCCGAATTCCGCGAGAACCGCTACGACCCGGCCACGGGGGTGCTGCGGTTCACCGAGGGCCAGGCGGCGGCGTTCGAGCACGCGCGCGAGTCGCTGCGCGCGTTCTTCTCGCAGCCGAGCGCGAGGACGGGGCTCTCGCCGGGGCTCGTCTCGAGCCCCGAGGACCTCCGGCAGCTGACGGCGTTCTTCGCGTGGACCGCCTGGGCCGCCTCCGCGCAGCGCCCCGGCGCCGACTACTCGTACACGAACAACTGGCCCCCCGAGCCGCTCGTCCTGAACCGCCCCACAGGCTCGATGGTGGTGTGGAGCGTGCTCTCGCTGGTGGCGCTGCTCGGCGGGACCGGGCTCCTCTTCGCCGCGTTCGGCCGGTGGCGGTTCCTCGGCTGGCAGGGGCGCGAGACCCAGACGCTCACGTTCCGCCGGCCGCAGGACGTCCCCCTCACGCCGGGCCAGCGCGCCACCGGGTGGTACTTCCTCGTGATGGCGCTGCTGTTCCTCGCCCAGACGCTGGCCGGCGGCGCGTCGCAGCACTACCGCGCCGAGCTGGAGGGCTTCTTCGGCATCGACCTGGCGGCGCTGCTCCCGTTCAACGTGGTCCGCACCTGGCACCTGCAGCTCGCCATCTTCTGGGTGGCGACGTCCTACCTCGCGGCCGGCATCTTCGTCGCGCCGATGATCGCCGGGCGCGAGCCCCGCGGGCAGCGGACGCTCGCGTTCGCGCTGCTCGGGGCGCTCGCGGTGGTGGTGGTGGGCAGCCTGCTCGGCGAGCTGGCCGGGATCCACGGCTGGATCCGCGGCTACTGGCTCGGGAACCAGGGGTTCGAGTACCTGGAGCTCGGGCGCTTCTGGCAGGTGCTCCTCGTCGCCGGGCTCTTCGCCTGGGCGGCCATGCTGTACCGGACGCTCCGGCCGCGCCTCGTCCGCGAGCACCTCGGCAACATGCCCTGGCTCTTCTTCTTCGCCGCGCTCGCGATCCCGGCGTTCTACGCGGTGGGCCTGCTCGCGCACCCGCGCGCCCACTTCACCGTCACCGACTACTGGCGGTTCTGGGTGGTGCACCTGTGGGTCGAGGACTTCCTCGAGCTCTTCACCACGGCGATCGTCGCCTACCTCTTCGTCCTGCTCGGCGTGGTCGCGGAGAAGGCGGCGGTGCGGCTGGTCTACCTCGAGATCATCCTCTACTCGGTGGGCGGCGTGGTCGGGACGATGCACCACGTGTACTTCTCCGGCGAGCCGGCCGAGCACATGGCGCTCGGCGCGTTCTTCTCCGCCGCGGAGGTCATCCCGCTCACGTTCCTCACCGTCGAGGCCTGGAGCTTCCTGTCGCTCGCGAAGGCGCAGCAGCGCGAGGGCGCGGCGCCGTTCCCGCACCGCTGGGCGGTCATGTTCCTCGCGGCGGTGGGCTTCTGGAACTTCGTGGGCGCGGGGATCTTCGGCTTCCTCATCAACCTCCCCATCGTCTCCTACTACCAGATCGGCACCGCGCTCACCGCGAACCACGGGCACGCCGCCATGATGGGCGTGTACGGCATGCTGGCGGTGGCGCTGGCGCTCTTCGCGGTCCGCTACCTGGTCGCGCCGGAGCGCTGGTCCGAGCGGCTCGCCGGGGTGAGCTTCTGGTCGCTCAACCTCGGGCTCGGCTGGATGGTGTTCGCGACGCTCTTCCCGATCGGCGTGCTCCAGCTCTACCGGTCGGTGACGGTCGGGTACTTCGAGGCGCGCCAGCTCGAGTACGTGACGGCGCGCCCGCTCACGTTCTTCGAGTGGTGGAGGCTCCCGGGCGACGCGCTCTTCATCGTGGGCGGCGTGCTGCCGCTCGTGGTGCTGTGTTGGCGGGGGATCCGGGCGGCGCCGCGTCCCACCACCGCGCCGGCCGGAGAGAGCCCGCTCTTCAGCGACGTGGACGGCCCCGGCGCGGCGGCCGAGGGGGCGTCCGGAGGGCACGCCGCGCCGCGGAGGCTGTGA
- a CDS encoding M20 family metallopeptidase: protein MTDARGLDGLLAPLDGLLPDLERLYTDLHAHPELSMQETRTAGIAAERLRAAGYEVTTGIGKTGVVGLLRNGDGPTVMLRADMDALPVKELTGLPYASDVTATDAEGRGVPVMHACGHDMHVAWLAGAAALFGRARDAWRGTLLAVFQPAEEIATGAQAMIDDGLFSRFPRPDVVLGQHVMVGAAGVLGWRAGVMTSAGDSLQIRLFGRGAHGSMPQASIDPVVMAAATVLRLQTIVSRELAASEAAVVTVGALQAGTKENVIPDEALIKLNVRTFDEGVRTRVLAAIERIVKAEAAASGAPKPPEITPLDRYGAVRNDAEATRRVVERFRGSFPAERVQEVAPTSASEDFGCFGAQWHVPSVFWFVGGTDPETYRKAQAAGRMGELPTNHNPRFAPVVHPTLRTGVEAAVSAAMGWLAP from the coding sequence ATGACGGACGCTCGAGGGTTGGATGGGCTGCTCGCCCCGCTCGACGGACTGCTGCCGGACCTGGAGAGGCTCTACACCGACCTCCACGCGCACCCGGAGCTCTCGATGCAGGAGACCCGGACCGCCGGGATCGCGGCGGAGCGGCTTCGCGCGGCGGGGTACGAGGTGACGACCGGGATCGGGAAGACCGGCGTGGTCGGCCTGCTCCGCAACGGCGACGGCCCCACCGTCATGCTGCGCGCCGACATGGACGCGCTGCCGGTGAAGGAGCTGACCGGGCTGCCCTATGCGAGCGACGTCACGGCGACCGACGCGGAAGGCAGGGGGGTCCCGGTGATGCACGCCTGCGGCCACGACATGCACGTGGCGTGGCTGGCCGGCGCGGCGGCGCTGTTCGGCCGCGCGCGCGACGCCTGGCGGGGCACGCTGCTCGCCGTGTTCCAGCCGGCCGAGGAGATCGCCACCGGCGCCCAGGCGATGATCGACGACGGGCTGTTCTCGCGCTTCCCCAGGCCCGACGTCGTGCTCGGGCAGCACGTCATGGTCGGCGCAGCGGGCGTGCTGGGCTGGCGCGCCGGCGTCATGACCTCCGCCGGCGACAGCCTGCAGATCCGGCTGTTCGGGCGCGGGGCGCACGGCTCGATGCCCCAGGCCAGCATCGACCCGGTGGTGATGGCGGCGGCCACGGTGCTCCGCCTCCAGACGATCGTCTCCCGCGAGCTCGCGGCGAGCGAGGCGGCGGTCGTCACCGTGGGCGCGCTGCAGGCCGGCACGAAGGAGAACGTCATCCCCGACGAGGCGCTCATCAAGCTGAACGTCCGCACGTTCGACGAGGGCGTCCGCACGCGCGTGCTCGCCGCCATCGAGCGCATCGTGAAGGCCGAGGCGGCCGCGTCGGGGGCGCCGAAGCCGCCCGAGATCACGCCGCTCGACCGGTACGGGGCCGTCCGGAACGACGCGGAGGCGACCCGCCGCGTGGTCGAGCGGTTCCGCGGGAGCTTCCCGGCGGAGCGCGTGCAGGAGGTGGCGCCGACCTCCGCGAGCGAGGACTTCGGCTGCTTCGGCGCCCAGTGGCACGTGCCGTCCGTGTTCTGGTTCGTGGGCGGGACGGATCCCGAGACCTACCGGAAGGCCCAGGCGGCGGGCCGGATGGGAGAGCTCCCCACCAACCACAACCCGCGCTTCGCGCCGGTGGTCCACCCGACGCTGCGCACCGGCGTGGAGGCCGCGGTGTCGGCGGCGATGGGCTGGCTCGCGCCGTGA
- a CDS encoding NADP-dependent oxidoreductase gives MPQAPTINRRIVLAARPRGAPVPRDFRLEEAPVPSPADGQVLLRTLYLSLDPYMRGRMSEAPSYAPPAALDEPMVGGTVSRVVASRHPRLREGDLVLGTSGWQDYALSDGQDLVPLADTAHPSYALGVLGMPGFTAYHGLLNIGQPRPGETVVVAAASGAVGAVVGQLAKLRGARAVGITGGAEKCRYVTEELGFDACLDRHAPHLAERLAGACPAGIDVYFENVGGPVLDAVLPLLNEGARVPVCGGIAHYNDEAPPPGPDRLPMLMSLVLRKRLRVQGFIILDHYADGHAPFLRDMSAWVAGGQVRLREDVVAGLENAPAALIGLLEGKNFGKVIVRVAE, from the coding sequence ATGCCGCAGGCCCCCACGATCAACCGCCGCATCGTCCTCGCCGCCCGCCCGCGCGGCGCGCCCGTCCCGCGGGACTTCCGCCTCGAGGAGGCGCCGGTCCCGTCGCCGGCGGACGGCCAGGTGCTCCTTCGCACCCTGTACCTGTCGCTCGACCCGTACATGCGCGGTCGCATGAGCGAGGCGCCCTCCTATGCGCCGCCGGCCGCGCTGGACGAGCCGATGGTCGGCGGCACCGTGAGCCGCGTGGTCGCCTCCAGGCACCCGCGGCTTCGCGAGGGCGACCTGGTCCTGGGCACGTCGGGGTGGCAGGACTACGCGCTGTCGGACGGCCAGGATCTCGTGCCGCTCGCGGACACCGCGCATCCTTCGTATGCGCTGGGCGTGCTCGGCATGCCCGGGTTCACCGCGTATCACGGCCTGCTGAACATCGGGCAGCCCAGGCCCGGCGAGACCGTGGTCGTCGCCGCCGCGAGCGGCGCGGTCGGCGCGGTGGTCGGCCAGCTCGCCAAGCTCCGTGGCGCTCGCGCGGTCGGCATCACCGGCGGCGCCGAGAAGTGCCGGTACGTGACCGAGGAGCTCGGCTTCGACGCCTGCCTCGACCGCCACGCCCCGCACCTGGCGGAGCGGCTGGCCGGCGCCTGCCCGGCCGGCATCGACGTGTACTTCGAGAACGTCGGCGGCCCGGTGCTCGACGCCGTGCTGCCGCTCCTGAACGAGGGCGCGCGCGTGCCGGTGTGCGGGGGGATCGCGCACTACAACGACGAGGCGCCGCCGCCCGGCCCGGACCGCCTGCCCATGCTCATGTCCCTCGTGCTCCGGAAGCGCCTCCGCGTCCAGGGCTTCATCATCCTGGACCACTACGCGGACGGCCACGCGCCGTTCCTGCGCGACATGAGCGCCTGGGTCGCCGGCGGCCAGGTGAGGCTGCGCGAGGACGTCGTCGCCGGCCTGGAGAACGCGCCGGCTGCGCTCATCGGGCTGCTCGAAGGCAAGAACTTCGGGAAGGTGATCGTGCGCGTCGCGGAGTGA
- a CDS encoding LysR family transcriptional regulator yields the protein MAFTPLNALNSFIAVARRRSFAAAARDLGVSTSALSQSVRQLEARLGVTLLTRTSRTVALTDAGQRLLENAGAAVDQAVESLKTVSVRPGEVTGRVRLTVPSTAVTPVLARLLPRFIERHPRVEVEVRVENRFVNIVAEGLDAGIRLTEAIERDMIQVRLTEPGRFVVAGAPSYLARRGTPERPQDLLQHDCLCIRSSTHGGLYAWELERGRKSWRVPVRGTVTTNDPELMRALAVAGVGLLYMFEPELQDDLRGGRLRLVLEPYAAAVPGFFLYFPSRAQVSPALRAFVDVARELAGKPRQRAG from the coding sequence ATGGCCTTCACGCCGCTCAACGCGCTCAACTCGTTCATCGCGGTCGCGCGGCGCCGGAGCTTCGCCGCGGCGGCCCGGGACCTCGGCGTCTCCACCTCCGCGCTGAGCCAGTCGGTGCGGCAGCTCGAGGCGCGCCTCGGCGTCACGCTGCTCACGCGGACGTCGCGCACGGTGGCGCTCACCGACGCGGGCCAGCGCCTGCTCGAGAACGCCGGCGCGGCGGTGGACCAGGCGGTGGAGTCGCTGAAGACCGTGTCGGTCCGGCCCGGCGAGGTCACCGGCCGCGTGCGGCTCACCGTGCCCAGCACCGCGGTGACGCCCGTCCTCGCCCGCCTGCTGCCCCGCTTCATCGAGCGGCATCCGCGCGTCGAGGTGGAGGTGCGGGTGGAGAACCGGTTCGTGAACATCGTCGCCGAGGGGCTCGACGCCGGGATCCGCCTCACCGAGGCCATCGAGCGGGACATGATCCAGGTGCGCCTGACCGAGCCCGGCCGCTTCGTCGTGGCCGGCGCGCCCTCGTACCTCGCGCGGCGCGGGACGCCGGAGCGGCCGCAGGACCTGCTCCAGCACGACTGCCTGTGCATCCGCTCGAGCACGCACGGCGGGCTCTACGCCTGGGAGCTCGAGCGCGGGAGGAAGTCCTGGCGCGTTCCCGTCCGGGGGACCGTGACCACGAACGACCCCGAGCTGATGCGCGCCCTGGCCGTGGCCGGCGTCGGCCTCCTCTACATGTTCGAGCCGGAGCTCCAGGACGACCTGCGCGGCGGGCGCCTCCGCCTGGTCCTCGAGCCGTACGCCGCGGCGGTGCCCGGCTTCTTCCTCTACTTCCCCAGCCGCGCCCAGGTGTCGCCCGCGCTCAGGGCGTTCGTGGACGTGGCGCGGGAGCTGGCGGGCAAGCCGAGGCAGCGGGCGGGCTGA
- a CDS encoding cation-translocating P-type ATPase, which yields MVALPEAAAAPQDRPPYRRSARDVVASLAGDAKRGLTDGEARDRLRRYGRNELPSAPPVPAWRRFLAQFKDVLTGLLLVATAVSFAAWWLEPEGPVPYEALTILAVVLLNGVLGFAQESRAEQALAALEAMSAPSARVLRDGEQRMVPTPELVPGDLLLLEEGDTIAADARVVESIALRAAESALTGESTAASKDPAPLADEVGIGDRTNMVFSGTAIAAGRGRAVVTGTGRATEIGRIAASLQATEEAPTPLQKELDRVGKLLGAAVVAIAVVIGATLVLVEHLSALADLLDVLLLAVSLAVAAVPEGLTAITTIVLSLGTRRMAERNVIVRKLSSVETLGSTTTICSDKTGTLTRNEMTVRAVVTASGRVDLTGTGYDPAGEVQQGGKPVEDPALLEEVSRTLAAGELANNAALRQEGGRWTVQGDPTEGALVVAARKVGHASEALHGRYPRVGEVPFSSERKLMSTAHTDAQDPGRTMVFSKGAPDVLLARCTEERVGAGTRPLTPARREELGRAVDALAAEALRTLGVAYRALGRDAAAEAVTEELEQALVFLGVVGMIDPPRPEARDAVARAKRAGVRPVMITGDHPATASAIAAELGIAAPGAAAVTGTALQGMDEAELRDTVREVAVYARVAPEHKLRIVRALHANGEIAAMTGDGVNDAPALKAADIGVAMGITGTDVAKGAADMVLADDDFASIVAAVEEGRSIFANIQRFLRFLLSSNIGEVLVMFLGVVFAGTIGLVPEQGSALVVPLLATQILWINLLTDSGPALALGVEPPDHDVMLRPPRDPRSRVLPGRAWLDIVFIGVVMAVGTLLVMDWELPGGLVSGADAGQGIGRARTMGFTTLVFFQLFNTFNCRFEHHSTFHRLFANRWLWLAVAGSAALQVAVVHLPFLQRPFRTVPLDAGDWLLCVAVASSVVWIGELKKRVLRGRRG from the coding sequence ATGGTCGCACTCCCGGAAGCCGCCGCCGCGCCCCAGGATCGCCCGCCGTACCGCCGCAGCGCCCGCGACGTCGTCGCCTCGCTCGCCGGGGACGCGAAGCGCGGGCTGACGGACGGAGAGGCGCGGGACCGACTCCGGCGGTACGGGCGGAACGAGCTGCCGTCCGCGCCGCCCGTCCCGGCCTGGCGCCGGTTCCTCGCCCAGTTCAAGGACGTCCTCACCGGCCTCCTGCTCGTCGCGACCGCGGTGTCGTTCGCCGCCTGGTGGCTCGAGCCCGAGGGGCCCGTGCCGTACGAGGCGCTCACCATCCTCGCGGTCGTGCTCCTGAACGGCGTGCTCGGGTTCGCGCAGGAGAGCCGCGCCGAGCAGGCGCTGGCGGCGCTCGAGGCGATGTCGGCCCCGAGCGCCCGCGTGCTGCGCGACGGCGAGCAGCGGATGGTGCCGACGCCCGAGCTCGTGCCGGGCGACCTGCTCCTGCTCGAGGAGGGCGACACGATCGCGGCGGACGCGCGGGTGGTCGAGTCCATCGCGCTCCGCGCCGCCGAGTCGGCGCTCACCGGCGAGAGCACCGCCGCCTCGAAGGACCCCGCGCCGCTCGCCGACGAGGTGGGGATCGGCGATCGGACGAACATGGTGTTCAGCGGGACGGCGATCGCGGCGGGGCGTGGCCGCGCGGTGGTCACCGGCACCGGGCGGGCCACCGAGATCGGCAGGATCGCGGCCTCCCTGCAGGCGACGGAGGAGGCCCCGACGCCGCTGCAGAAGGAGCTCGACCGGGTGGGGAAGCTGCTCGGCGCGGCGGTGGTCGCGATCGCCGTCGTGATCGGCGCGACGCTGGTGCTGGTGGAGCACCTGAGCGCGCTGGCGGACCTCCTGGACGTGCTGCTGCTCGCGGTGTCGCTCGCGGTGGCGGCGGTGCCGGAGGGCCTCACCGCCATCACCACCATCGTGCTGTCGCTCGGGACGCGGCGCATGGCGGAGCGGAACGTCATCGTCCGCAAGCTGTCGTCGGTCGAGACGCTCGGCTCGACCACCACCATCTGCTCGGACAAGACCGGGACGCTCACCCGCAACGAGATGACGGTCCGCGCCGTGGTGACGGCGAGCGGCCGCGTGGACCTCACCGGGACCGGCTACGATCCGGCGGGCGAGGTGCAGCAGGGCGGGAAGCCGGTCGAGGACCCGGCGCTGCTGGAGGAGGTGTCCCGGACGCTGGCGGCCGGGGAGCTGGCGAACAACGCGGCGCTCCGCCAGGAAGGCGGGCGCTGGACGGTCCAGGGCGATCCGACGGAGGGCGCGCTGGTCGTCGCGGCGCGGAAGGTCGGCCACGCGTCGGAGGCGCTCCACGGCCGCTACCCGCGCGTCGGCGAGGTGCCGTTCTCGTCCGAGCGCAAGCTCATGAGCACGGCCCACACCGACGCCCAGGACCCGGGCCGGACGATGGTCTTCTCCAAGGGCGCGCCCGACGTGCTGCTGGCGCGCTGCACCGAGGAGCGCGTCGGCGCGGGGACGCGACCGCTCACGCCGGCCCGCCGCGAGGAGCTCGGGCGCGCGGTGGACGCGCTCGCCGCGGAGGCGCTGCGCACGCTCGGCGTCGCCTACCGCGCCCTCGGCCGCGACGCGGCGGCGGAGGCGGTGACCGAGGAGCTGGAGCAGGCGCTCGTGTTCCTCGGGGTGGTGGGGATGATCGACCCGCCGCGGCCCGAGGCACGCGACGCGGTCGCGCGGGCGAAGCGCGCCGGGGTGCGTCCCGTCATGATCACCGGCGACCACCCGGCCACGGCCTCCGCGATCGCGGCGGAGCTCGGGATCGCGGCGCCCGGCGCCGCGGCGGTCACCGGCACGGCGCTGCAAGGGATGGACGAGGCGGAGCTGCGCGACACCGTGCGCGAGGTCGCGGTCTACGCCCGCGTCGCCCCGGAGCACAAGCTGCGGATCGTCCGGGCGCTGCACGCGAACGGCGAGATCGCCGCGATGACCGGCGACGGCGTGAACGACGCGCCGGCGCTGAAGGCCGCCGACATCGGCGTGGCGATGGGGATCACCGGCACCGACGTGGCGAAGGGCGCCGCGGACATGGTGCTGGCCGACGACGACTTCGCGTCGATCGTGGCCGCGGTGGAGGAGGGGCGGTCGATCTTCGCCAACATCCAGCGCTTCCTCCGCTTCCTGCTGTCGTCGAACATCGGCGAGGTGCTGGTCATGTTCCTGGGCGTGGTCTTCGCCGGGACGATCGGCCTCGTGCCGGAGCAGGGCTCCGCGCTGGTGGTGCCGCTCCTCGCCACGCAGATCCTGTGGATCAACCTGCTGACCGACTCCGGGCCGGCGCTGGCGCTTGGGGTCGAGCCGCCCGATCACGACGTGATGCTGAGGCCGCCGCGCGATCCACGCAGCCGCGTCCTCCCCGGCCGCGCCTGGCTCGACATCGTCTTCATCGGCGTCGTCATGGCGGTCGGCACGCTGCTGGTGATGGACTGGGAGCTCCCCGGCGGCCTCGTCTCCGGCGCGGACGCGGGGCAGGGGATCGGTCGCGCGCGGACGATGGGCTTCACGACGCTCGTGTTCTTCCAGCTCTTCAACACCTTCAACTGCCGCTTCGAGCACCACAGCACGTTCCACCGGCTCTTCGCGAACCGGTGGCTGTGGCTGGCGGTGGCCGGCTCGGCGGCGCTGCAGGTCGCGGTCGTCCACCTGCCCTTCCTGCAGCGCCCGTTCCGCACCGTCCCGCTCGACGCCGGCGACTGGCTCCTCTGCGTCGCCGTGGCGAGCTCCGTCGTCTGGATCGGCGAGCTGAAGAAGCGGGTCCTGCGCGGTCGCCGGGGCTGA
- a CDS encoding trimeric intracellular cation channel family protein produces the protein MTVTQFTVDLGVLPVALDLGGTFVFALSGAAAAVKHRLDVFGALVLSLVAASSGGILRDVLIGAIPPAALADWRYLAVSLLAGAVVLAAHATVDRLRNPVQLFDAAGLALFAVAGTHKALVYHLGPLPAALLGTLTGIGGGVVRDLLVAEVPTVLRAEVYAVAALAGATVVVVGSWLGIPSPIATTAGALLCFGLRFMALRRGWRLPVAGAP, from the coding sequence GTGACCGTCACGCAGTTCACGGTGGACCTGGGCGTGCTCCCGGTGGCGCTCGACCTGGGCGGCACCTTCGTGTTCGCGCTCAGCGGCGCCGCGGCGGCCGTGAAGCACCGGCTCGACGTCTTCGGGGCGCTCGTGCTGTCCCTGGTGGCGGCGAGCTCGGGCGGGATCCTCCGCGACGTGCTCATCGGCGCCATCCCGCCCGCCGCGCTCGCCGACTGGCGGTACCTCGCGGTCTCGCTCCTCGCCGGCGCGGTCGTGCTCGCCGCGCACGCCACGGTGGACCGGCTCCGGAACCCGGTGCAGCTCTTCGACGCCGCCGGCCTCGCGCTGTTCGCGGTGGCCGGCACGCACAAGGCGCTCGTGTACCACCTCGGGCCGCTCCCGGCCGCGCTCCTCGGCACGCTGACCGGGATCGGCGGCGGCGTCGTGCGCGACCTGCTGGTGGCGGAGGTCCCCACGGTGCTCCGGGCGGAGGTCTACGCCGTGGCCGCGCTGGCCGGCGCGACGGTGGTGGTGGTCGGGAGCTGGCTCGGGATCCCGTCGCCCATCGCCACGACCGCCGGCGCGCTCCTCTGCTTCGGCCTCCGCTTCATGGCCCTGCGCCGCGGCTGGCGGCTGCCCGTCGCCGGCGCGCCGTAG